The proteins below are encoded in one region of Pseudomonas sp. SCB32:
- the recB gene encoding exodeoxyribonuclease V subunit beta: MSAVELNPLDFPLHGSRLIEASAGTGKTFTIALLYVRLVLDHGGEQAAFGRPLSPPEILVVTFTEAATQELRERIRARLGEAAHCFAEPEGEHDGLLLKLRASYPVERWPGCARLLRLAAEWMDEAAVSTIHSWCYRMLREHAFDSGSLFTQDLAADQSELLAEAVRDYWRRNFYPLGVAAANVVRHCYAAPEALMRALQPLLAAQEAGFRYGDQPLETPTSLGELLESTGQWYAELEAAESRAREAWAADRASLGELLRNLRGDLNGNSYRGKDDDAIFGGWLEALDAWSEGADAPDNLIKFGQTRIKVKAKAVVPEHPALQAIDAWCERAEQRPDIAPELLLHALSEVRQSLEAEKQKRAELGFDDLLVRLDRALAGSGGERLAERIREQFPVALIDEFQDTDPLQYRIFERVYRIGENPSEASSEKRLGLFMIGDPKQAIYAFRGADIHTYLRARAATAGRHYTLGTNFRSTRAMVEAANRCFLFAEEHPRGAFRFAGDGRDNPVPFLEVGARGRDETLLLEGAEAPAMTFWQLDNDGQVCGSTLYRNEMAGRSASAIQRWLSSAQSGFRDAGGHWRALRPADIAILVRGRSEAEAVRSELAARRLASVYLSDRDSVFDSPEAVDLLHWLRACADPGDDGTLRIALATRSLALDWSTLERLNQDERFWEDMVLRFRDYRVLWQQQGVLPMLRRLLADFALPARLLRQIDGERSLTNLLHLAEWLQREAVELDGEHALLRVLAEQLESPSSEEILRLESDADLIKVVTIHKSKGLEYPLVLLPFICSWRELDGKSAPPPSFQSGEARVVELSRDKELAKAAYQQANDERLSEDMRLLYVALTRARHAVWLGVAPLVMSNSKSPELHKGAMGYLLGGGNALSVDDLATRLGELQAGHGEIVLDAAPGAELQLFVGPQAGELGAAREPRRRVAEKWWIASYSALATLAGDEDIESPAPAPAADEPTSAGEDLLRESSLEESREADAVPAPGSLHAFPRGANPGSFLHGLLEWAADEGFGNCDPQQLRDQLARRCQVRGWEAWIEPLHGWLTQLLHTAFRLPDAAPVSLAGLASYQKEMEFWFSTRQVESQRLDRIVTRHTLAGAARPALQANQLNGMLKGFIDLVFEHEGRYYVADYKSNWLGADDEAYTEPALREALLEHRYDLQYALYLFALHRLLQARLPDYDYDCHVGGAMYLFLRGSQSATQGMYLERPPKSLMEELDRLFRAVDEEMPA; encoded by the coding sequence GGTGGCGAGCAAGCCGCCTTCGGCCGGCCGTTGAGTCCGCCGGAAATCCTCGTGGTGACCTTCACCGAAGCGGCGACCCAGGAGCTGCGCGAGCGTATCCGTGCGCGCCTGGGTGAGGCCGCGCATTGTTTCGCCGAGCCAGAGGGCGAACACGATGGCCTGCTGCTGAAACTGCGCGCCAGCTATCCCGTCGAGCGCTGGCCGGGTTGTGCGCGCCTGCTGCGCCTGGCGGCCGAATGGATGGACGAGGCCGCCGTTTCCACCATCCACAGCTGGTGCTACCGCATGCTGCGCGAGCACGCCTTCGACAGCGGCAGCCTGTTCACCCAGGACCTCGCCGCCGACCAGAGCGAGCTGCTCGCCGAAGCGGTGCGCGACTACTGGCGGCGCAATTTCTATCCACTGGGCGTCGCGGCCGCCAATGTCGTGCGCCACTGCTATGCGGCCCCCGAAGCGCTGATGCGCGCGTTGCAGCCGTTGCTGGCCGCGCAGGAAGCGGGCTTCCGCTACGGCGACCAGCCGCTCGAGACCCCCACCTCGCTGGGTGAGCTGTTGGAGTCCACCGGCCAGTGGTACGCCGAACTCGAGGCCGCCGAATCCCGCGCCCGCGAAGCCTGGGCCGCCGATCGCGCCAGCCTCGGCGAGCTGCTGCGCAACTTGCGCGGCGATCTCAACGGCAACAGCTATCGCGGCAAGGATGACGACGCCATTTTCGGTGGCTGGCTCGAAGCGCTGGACGCCTGGAGCGAGGGCGCCGACGCACCGGACAACCTGATCAAGTTCGGCCAGACGCGGATCAAGGTGAAAGCCAAGGCCGTGGTGCCGGAGCATCCGGCGCTGCAAGCCATTGACGCCTGGTGCGAGCGCGCCGAGCAGCGCCCGGACATCGCGCCGGAACTCCTGCTGCACGCCCTGAGCGAAGTGCGCCAGAGCCTGGAGGCGGAGAAGCAGAAGCGCGCCGAGCTGGGCTTCGACGACCTGCTGGTACGCCTCGACCGCGCCCTCGCCGGCAGCGGCGGCGAACGCCTGGCCGAGCGCATCCGCGAGCAGTTCCCGGTGGCACTGATCGACGAATTCCAGGACACCGACCCGCTGCAGTACCGCATATTCGAGCGGGTCTACCGCATCGGCGAGAACCCGAGCGAAGCCTCTTCAGAAAAGAGATTGGGCCTGTTCATGATCGGCGACCCCAAGCAGGCGATCTACGCCTTCCGTGGCGCCGATATCCACACCTACCTGCGCGCCCGTGCCGCCACCGCCGGGCGTCACTACACCCTGGGCACCAACTTCCGCTCCACGCGCGCCATGGTGGAGGCGGCCAACCGTTGCTTCCTGTTCGCCGAGGAGCATCCGCGCGGCGCCTTCCGCTTCGCCGGGGACGGGCGCGACAACCCGGTGCCCTTCCTCGAAGTCGGCGCCCGCGGGCGGGACGAAACGCTGCTACTGGAAGGCGCCGAAGCGCCGGCCATGACCTTCTGGCAACTGGACAACGACGGCCAGGTCTGCGGCTCCACCCTTTACCGCAACGAGATGGCCGGGCGCAGCGCCAGTGCCATCCAGCGCTGGCTGAGCTCCGCGCAGAGCGGCTTCCGCGATGCCGGGGGACACTGGCGTGCGTTGCGCCCGGCGGACATCGCCATCCTCGTGCGCGGCCGCAGCGAAGCCGAAGCGGTGCGCTCCGAGCTGGCCGCGCGCCGCTTGGCCAGCGTCTACCTGTCCGACCGCGACTCGGTGTTCGACAGCCCCGAGGCCGTCGACCTGCTGCACTGGCTGCGCGCCTGCGCCGACCCCGGTGACGACGGCACCCTGCGCATCGCCCTGGCTACCCGCAGCCTGGCGCTGGACTGGTCGACTCTGGAGCGGCTGAACCAGGACGAGCGCTTCTGGGAAGACATGGTGCTGCGCTTCCGCGACTACCGTGTGCTTTGGCAGCAGCAGGGCGTGCTGCCGATGTTGCGCCGACTGCTCGCCGACTTTGCCTTGCCGGCGCGCCTGCTGCGGCAGATCGACGGCGAGCGCAGCCTGACCAACCTGCTGCACCTGGCCGAATGGTTGCAGCGCGAAGCGGTGGAACTGGATGGCGAACACGCGCTGCTGCGGGTGCTCGCCGAGCAGCTGGAAAGCCCCTCCAGCGAGGAAATCCTCCGCCTGGAAAGCGACGCCGACCTGATCAAGGTGGTGACCATCCACAAGTCCAAGGGCCTGGAGTACCCGCTGGTGCTGCTGCCCTTCATCTGCAGCTGGCGCGAGCTGGACGGCAAGAGCGCGCCGCCGCCGAGCTTCCAGAGTGGCGAGGCGCGTGTGGTGGAGCTGTCCCGCGACAAGGAACTGGCCAAGGCCGCGTATCAACAGGCCAACGACGAACGCCTGAGCGAGGACATGCGCCTGCTCTACGTGGCCCTGACCCGCGCGCGGCATGCCGTGTGGCTGGGCGTGGCGCCGCTGGTGATGAGCAACAGCAAGAGTCCCGAGCTGCACAAGGGCGCCATGGGCTACCTGCTCGGCGGCGGCAATGCGTTGAGCGTGGATGATCTCGCCACACGCCTGGGCGAGTTGCAGGCCGGCCACGGTGAGATCGTCCTCGACGCGGCGCCCGGTGCCGAGCTGCAACTCTTCGTCGGCCCGCAGGCCGGCGAGCTGGGCGCGGCCCGCGAGCCGCGTCGGCGGGTCGCCGAGAAGTGGTGGATCGCCAGCTACTCGGCGCTGGCGACGCTGGCCGGCGATGAGGACATCGAGTCGCCCGCTCCCGCGCCGGCAGCGGACGAACCCACCAGTGCCGGCGAAGACCTGCTGCGCGAGAGCAGCCTGGAGGAAAGCCGCGAAGCCGATGCCGTGCCGGCGCCGGGCAGCCTGCACGCCTTCCCCCGTGGCGCGAACCCCGGCAGCTTCCTCCATGGTCTGCTGGAGTGGGCCGCCGACGAAGGCTTCGGCAACTGCGACCCGCAGCAACTGCGCGACCAACTGGCGCGGCGTTGCCAGGTGCGCGGCTGGGAGGCCTGGATCGAGCCGCTGCACGGCTGGCTGACGCAACTGCTGCACACCGCTTTCCGCCTGCCCGATGCGGCGCCGGTCAGCCTTGCCGGGCTGGCCAGTTACCAGAAGGAAATGGAGTTCTGGTTCTCCACCCGCCAGGTGGAGAGCCAGCGCCTGGACCGCATAGTCACCCGCCATACCCTCGCCGGCGCCGCTCGGCCGGCGCTGCAGGCGAACCAGCTCAACGGCATGCTCAAGGGTTTCATCGACCTGGTGTTCGAGCATGAGGGCCGCTACTACGTGGCCGACTACAAATCCAACTGGCTCGGCGCCGACGACGAGGCCTACACCGAGCCGGCCCTGCGCGAGGCGTTGCTGGAGCACCGCTACGACCTGCAGTACGCGCTCTACCTGTTCGCCCTGCATCGCCTGCTGCAGGCGCGCCTGCCGGACTACGACTACGACTGCCACGTCGGCGGGGCGATGTACCTGTTCCTGCGCGGCAGCCAGTCGGCGACCCAGGGCATGTACCTGGAGCGTCCGCCGAAAAGCCTGATGGAGGAGCTGGACCGCTTGTTCCGCGCTGTCGATGAGGAGATGCCGGCATGA